DNA from Centroberyx gerrardi isolate f3 chromosome 20, fCenGer3.hap1.cur.20231027, whole genome shotgun sequence:
gaagagaggaatcAAACATTTGCTTTTTGGAAACAGAGGAATATACTTTACGTTTGAAGTTTTTGCATGTAACAAATTTagattttctcttcttctgttttttaatAAGTGTATGTCATTGCAGTGTATGTTTATCACTACGCACATtaataaaccaaaccaaactaagCCAGTATTTCATATGCATCAGATCATGCAACAGTGACACAGCAGTTCTGCGATGTCCTCTGCATCATGATATAATCACTGCTGACTACAAAAGGAGATATCTTAtgatattttatgtatttatgtattcagCCTTCAAGCAACCTTGGCAATGCTGACCATGGTCATCTTGtgagggggggaagaggaggaggagggggggggggggtgttagagGGGTCAGGGGAATTGTTCAAAGTTGTGGTAAAGGGTGTGTAGTAACAGAGAACTccttcctgttctcctcctgatCCCAGATCCCTTTTAATCTGCCGTTCCCCTTTCCACCTCCCTGCCGCTTTGCGTGCCAGGCCCTTTCCGACCGGTTtggggtatgtgtgtatgtgtgtgtgtatgtgtgtgtgtgtgtgtgtgtgtgtgtgtgtgtggggggggggtcggtCGACGCTGCCACTGTGCTACACCTCTGGCTCCCAAATCTGACACTGGCCGGCTTCTCTGTGtcgggaagggaagggaagggagggccGGTGTGGAACAGGgatttcccctcctccctcctccctcctcacagAGTCAATACAGAAAGACAATGGGCTGCTGTCACTCAGGATTCAGACTGCAGGGCCACATGGTTTACTAATGGATAAAACTGAAGTTGTATATTTGTAACGCATCATGTAAATAATACAGTTGGAAGCAGACCTCCAACTAGACGCTTCACGCAGATTGTTGTGCTGCCACAGCATGGCCGAGGTGCACTggaattgtttttaaaatgtttttttgaacCAACCATGAACAGATTTTTACCTTACATTTTTCCTGTTGAACTCCTTTTTTCATGCAACACATCCACCAAACCCCAGCAGAAGCATCTCTACCCTCTTCTTTTTCCAACTAAACACCTTTCATTTGAGCAGCAGTTCTCAGCCTGCAGGGTCGACGCTCCCCAGCACCATAATCTGCTTTCAACTGATCACACTGCATGAACATCAGCAGAACTAATCGTAAACTGCAATATTGATACAGCAATATACCCAAGAGAGCATtatctttactgtgattatgggcaGTGATGCTGCTGGGTACAAGGTGCAGTGAGGTAAATATCCTCAAGTGTATTATGTttaccaatgcatgtgtactgtACTGAGTTTTCTTCAGAGATGTGTACATACACAATAAAAACCTGGAGAAAGTATAACGGTCACTAACTAGCGCCCTGGTTTCCACACAGTTGGTATAAGCAGGACTAGCAGTGCTATTGGGATGCAAGGGATTATCTGTgagtttcttgtttttcttgatttcgGCGACACCTTTCATCATCAGCGGTcgttgctttggtgttttgcactcagtgTCGGCACTGGACCAACGTACCGAAATGATAAAGACACTTGATATAGACTGAAGCTTATAAACGATAGCAAAATCTACCAGTGCAAAAGAAATCTTCAtcgctcctcatcctccctcatCTTCTCATCTTGAGTGTTTTTCATCTTGGGAAGGCGACACAGATGTAGAGATTCATctgttgagtttctgtaggcgtcgctcttctcttctctctctgttcagccgtggtggctatcgctgctcatgctaactacccagttcttcttcttcttctgtttatttctgtgcGGCAGAGGGTTTTTcacaggaaagagctaccagacaccggctgtttagaacagacagtggaaaaactTTATGAACTCGATATAGTTTGGATCACTGCTGTGTTGGAGCAATTGACGATGACTTAAATctggcatttatttatattaaaaagttgcagattattactttaatgggaattatcagcacagttggaatctttgaccaatcagattgcttggttGAAATGACATAATCAACAGTGGATGACAGTAATCTGCTCTGGTGGTCAGAGCATCGAACAGGAGCAGAGTTCCAGTGGGTGTCACAGGTTCTGATGTTTTTCCACTCTGCCGTTTCAACCCGTTTCTATTTTCTCCTTCACAGCTGCGTCACTCTCTGGCGTGCGCCGGCTGTAACCGCATCCTCCCAAGTGTTCATGAACCGCACCGAGCGACGACCACTGGATCCACACAGTGATTGGGTGATGCAACgctgcatccctctctctctctgcctctctctctctctctccctgtctgtctatgtctctctccctcactccctctctttctcaccctcccGTCCCACATTCCCAGGATGCTCCATTCCAGCGGAGATAAAGTTAGCACTGTAGAAGTGACAACGCGTTGTAACCGgtacccccccaccacacacacacacacacacacacacacacacacacacaccaccacctcctccaccaaaTGACGCAACCCCCCCTGATTGTATTATCTGGTCGTGTGTCTGTGGGATGCTAGGCAACGTAAACACAACTAAATATAACAGCTAAGCTGCTATACTTTCCAGTCTGTCCCAAACCTGTTTTGGAAACACAATACCGGCAGAGTAAATTGAAAAGAAGTCTTGGAATCGCTGATTGGCACTTAAGGCATCTTGAATTTAATAGAACAAATATATTCCAAATAAATTTCCGTTGACATGTAATAAATAACACTGAGATATCAGAGATCACCTATTAAAGGtaaaagaaagtgagaaagttTCAGATTGACTTTCAGTTAAACAGTTAGCCAAAACATGCTTAGCGACAGCTACATGTTAACACTTTAATACACTGTGGAATATGTGGTTATTTTTGCTCACTTTAGAACATAGTGCACTAGTTTAAACATACAAAGTGGCATGCATAtcagactggagagagactgaCAACTGTATTTTGTCTCAGAAAGAGAAACGTCAACAACAGAGTACCTATTTAAATGTCTTATAGCTGAAATACCTATAGCTTACTAGCAGCATTCAGTCACAGATACTGAACATCACGTGACAAACATGAGCGTCGTCAAAGAAAATTTAGCTACTGTCCATCCAGAAGGTCCAGTCTGGAGTTACATGTCTCCATAATGTTTTTTCAGTCTCATGTTCCTGACTCATCCTGAAGCCTGCTGTGTGTCCCGGGCCGGGCTGAAGACCTGTTGCTGTTATTTCAATGCATCCTTCACTCTACGCATGGCAGCCTCTTCAGGCATCTCTGAAGGACTCATCACCTCATGTTTCAGCTGCAGGTCAGACGGTCAAGATGGCGGCCTGCAGTTCCAGCTCTGTCTCTTTACTCTAAAAGCAAAGTTCACGAATGTGCGGCACTGTTGCACTTTGCATTGTTTATCTGTTCACTGTCACTCTGAAGATGATTATGTGCTGTAAATGTCAGAGTATTTGTTTTCATCTGTACTGAAATGAATCACACCAGGCTGCTTTGTGGCAATAAAAGGAGCTTTAACTCTAACTCTTCCATTGGTGTCATCTCCAGTCCGGACTCATCCTCTCCGGTCCGGAGGCTCCTCAGGCCACGCAGTATCCGTGGCTCGCCATCAGAGCGGTCTGGCTCTCCCTCCGcttgtctttcttcttcccGAGCCGGACCCTCCAGCAGACGGCGCTGGCCCCCAGCAGGCCCAGACCGGCCGACAGCAGCGCCAGCCCCAGCACCGAGATGGTGGATCCGTGGGAGTTGAAGGCGTACGCCACCGCCGTCACCACGACGCCGGCGATGAGCACGACCACGCCGAACGGCACGGTGCAGCGGTAGCAGGACATCTCGGCGCCGCCGGTGGCCGCCGTCAGCTGGACCTCGTTGATGAGCGGCACGGTCGTCACGACGACGCTCCGGTCCTTCTTGGGCCTGTCTTTGGCCAGCTTCTCTGCAGAAATGGATGCGGGCGTTTTCATGGCGCTGCGGGGAATCCTGGGAGGACCTTTGGCGTGCAGCTCGTCCGGCATGGTGATCTTACTGGCGAGGAAGAGGTGGGCCATCTTGGTACGGTCAGCGGTCTGCCAGGCAACAGCTAgctggaagaagagagagagaagagagaggaaaggggaattTAGTAATCTACACCTTTTAATGACTTCAATCGGTGACTAAGAAACCGCAGCATCATCGACAGAGAATAAATACGTAGGGCGAGTATTCAGTTCTCATCTTACAATTATATTCTTTTGAAGCAACAGTCTGCTGAAACACACCGACGTTTCCGGAATCACCTGAAACGTCCTCATCGTCATGGTCTCAGGTCACATGATCACAGGTGTCTGGCATTTTCACAATGTAGAGCAGTAAACTAGCTAATCAGAGCAGCGATGCAACTGACTTGTAGGTTGTTAGTCTGCAAAAAAGTTGACAATTTCCCCAGATTTCTTTCTTTGGTTTaatgagttctgagtttaaaaaaatcaacaatttcTTGATATgcttgatagaagagaacacgtTCCCACACCTATTTTAACCtattttaagcatttaggaTCATAAAAACCAATGTTGTTGTCTACAGAGCAGCAGGGTGTCTTGGTGAGTTGGGAGTCTGTTCTGCAGTTGGAAAACCCGGGTTCAAACTTGTGTTGCACTgaagctgagcctgacctctgacctctgacctctccctACAGATGGAACCAttaaaatgtgggtaaactatgacctgtAAACATTGATCTAACCATCCATCATATGAAAAATATCagttatactttcagaaaagctttaATCCCTGTATACTGtagcttacatcagtttgatacttagtatgtatgaatgtacatAATTCAGATTCATATCAGGCAAAAAGGCAGCTGGATTTAGGAGGATTCACTTCCTACATTCCTGAATCTAACTCAGCTGCATTTCCTCGGTCCTGAGAGATTAAACTCAttagaaaataatgttttttgttttttttaaggaaaatgTCGTCTTTTGCagaataaaatcttaaaactcAGTCTCAGCTGAATTTCCCTTTGGATGTCCTGATGGGAAAGCAGACTGtcaaaccaccaccaccaccatcaccatcataatcatcatcatcatcataaactATATCATTAAgctatatgattttttttgtcatttttaacttgtttagccattttaacaaaataattcaacattcacctgataagtagcctacctgcaaAACATATTTAGACCAAGCAATTCAGTGAGTGTTAGGCTaataatttatataaaaatgtatagcCTACCTACTTTTGAAATAGGCTTTATAtccagtcatttagtctagtagtgagtgttttttttcttctaataagtgaaaaaaaaaaaaaaactgctggtGAGATTTTGGATAACTTAaaatgtttccaatgcaaataaacTTTCAGAAATTTCTTGAATTAGCCTAGGTGACATTATTTCTCATCACACctcatcattttttatttttatttttttacttattttgatCAAAACAAGATGTTAAGGCTCGATCCTAAATGCTTTGCGAGGTGGGATTGGTTTTGCAGTGTGGCGTTACACACACCTCGGTGAAACGGGAGCCGGGCACTTTCATAAACAATCCGGTCTAATGATGAAACCAAAGATATGAGCTATAATAAGAGAGAAGCCGCTGATGGGCAGCCTGACGCGCAGTAATCccgcaggtaaaaaaaaacaaaacaaaaaaaacaattgtgcGTTTTCTTACACGCATTTTGTCTGGATGCTTTGGAACATTTCCTCATGTTTTCCCATTTTATTGTTACTATTTAAACTGGCTGTCAAGGAGCACATCTGTCACAATAAGTTGTCTTTATTGATAGGCTTTACAGTCAAATCATTGCTTTCTATCCATGGAttggaaaaggaaaataataaaacttaCTGTTTAAATGCGCAGTTGTCCATTCCTTCTCTTTTGCAACTATAAAAAGGACATTAACCGGTAAATGTCCTTTTCTCCAGGTAGTGTGGAGATGTGGAGGCGAGACTCTACAGGTCGTGTTTCTGCGGCAGGAGGAATGTCAGGTCCCGACTCTTCCTCAGCTGTCTGCTCACTGGTCAGATGCTGCAGGAGCTCAGAGTGGCTCCCTGCCATCAGGCTGCATCGTCTTGACTCGGGGAATAAAGGGGGAATAGGCTATCAATAGAAAAACGGGGGagtgccccctcccctcccctcccctccccccacaccaccaccaccaccaccacctcctacTGGACGAGCAAGAAAACTTTTAACTCTTTCCTCACTGCAGACACACCAGCTGATTCATGCAACAATATCTATCCATAAATCTATCTGTCTAATCTATCTAACCTAGTTTAATGCATCCATGTGTTTAAGCAGGGGAAGGTGCAGCaccgtcctgcttcacattcagtttcacattcacacagaacaaccagtcttctgctggtCAGTGGGGggcagtgccttgctcaagggctccttAAATTAAGTTGTTTAAGGAAGAGAGAGTTACTTGGTCACTTTCCCACACATGCTTCTCTAAACCATtggctatctatctatctatctatctatctatctatctatctatctatctatctatctatctatcatctatgaTTGATACTTCATGCATCAAGTAATTAACAGCAtatggcagattggagttttaattctacaaacatttctcagaggcagagctgctctggaggcagaaataatctgattggttgagttaagtgggcggagccaaagttagctaactggcaaacttgaatggtaAAAGAGGAAccctggtcaaaatataaagaaaaaatgtaaacggcaatgactttttttttttcatccattcTTGCCCGGCCTGTtaacagctagctaactagctagctgaccttcaagtccAGCAAACTGACCTTCAAGTCCAGCAAACTGTTGCCAAACCTCTTCTTCCAATGGAAGGGATCGCTTTGCTAGGAGTTGTCAGGTCATGTCAAATGCTCTTTTGCATATCAAATATGATGATCATCAGACGTCTTTGAATTAGACTTGAATTTGTCATCAAATACTTTGTGAGTCAACACATTAGCCTAACGTTCTCCATGGCCTGAGAAAGTAGCTAGATTTGTCGGTAGTcactttgaaaaataaagtcacCATGAGGGTCTGAAAACTCACTAAATCTAACAACAAAGTTGCATTTGTAAATGCATTTGCATGCTTTCATACATTTGGGTGCATGCACGTGTGCGCTGGCAGCGTTTGTGTGCCTGGACTATTATTACAGCCCCAGGCGTCAGGGTCTTACTGGCTGTCCTGACCCCTTTCCTTCCTCGCCTGACTTCTTCCCACAtcaaactcactcacacactgagcTGTAACAGCTCGGGTTAGATTCAACGATGCAGTTAATGGTAGAAGTCCGACTTTATGTATTTATCCTTAATTGATATGCCATTAGTAGGCTACTGCAGACAATTCTCTCGTGAATGGTAGAAACAAAGTAGAAACAAATTAGTTTGTTGTAACACAAAACTTCAGTGCCTCTGAAACCAGTTACCAGATGTTTTCCTGTGCTTCTCAtagctgaaaagagagcaaaagccGATTTATTTCCCCCCCTAAAGAATTCCTCTTAGAAAAATGGTTGCATCTGTACATGTTCTAATAGAGACTGGGTTGCAACGGTTTGACTTCATATAACATGAAAATCTGTAAATACATGGAATATATGTCTTTTTTTCCTATTTCTACAAATGATCTCATGACCAACTCCAAATTCATCTGGCGATCCCCTGGGACGACCCGCCCCTCAGGTTGAAAACCATCGCTCCAGACCTGGCCTGGACATCTGGGAGGAATTATCTGGGTTAAACAGCTGGGGAAGTGTTTATTGTCCTGACCCGCGTTGTCCTTTTGGCAGATTGAAGCCTCCGGTCCACATCCAACCCAGGAACAGTCTCACGCCGATGGTGGTCCTAATGCAGATTGTTTATGTGGAGATGATTGGATGGAGATGAGAGCTGCTGGTGTCGTGttaacaaagacacaaatacaGGAGAAATTCCTCCCTACAGACTGTAAAACAACACAATGTTATGTTTGTCATAGCATCAACTCTCACTGAGAAAGTATTGAAGGTATTTGCTTAAAATCAGGTAAAAACTGTGATGCCTTTGTCCATATATTATTTGATCTGTGCTGAGAGCAGCAGGTGGTTCTGGGGCTTGCTGTTGATTTGCTGTTGATCCTGTTGGAGGTGTTGttcaaccaaacatctgtgatgggaggtgcgCACTTGATCTCACCTATAACCTCCTTTCCTCTAAAATCCAAGCAGGTGTGCACTCTAAATAGCACAAGAGGAAGTTAGAGTCCCACTTTTCACTGTAGTTTTGCTGAACTGATGGTAAAGTTTTTCTCCGTCCCCCAGAGGAATTGCTCGGCAAAATCCAGTGTTGCTCCTTTTTCAACTGTTGGATGTTACTGGTACAGTAGTTGGTTGAGACACATTAAAGTTTTCATGTTACAGCATGCAGCAGGTTGTTTATGAAAGAATTGTCTTCAGTTCTAATGCCTGAACAGGAACTTAAAAATTACTAAAACTGTTTACAAAGATAGATTTGCATCATCACATTTACAATCTTTAACGCTTGCATGAAGGGGGACTTCTACGccaattgatttttttattctacatacatttctcagaggcagaaataatctcattggttgagttgaccgtaatgggcggagccaaagtaCCACAGCTTTTCTGGGTAAGTTACGGGTTACACACAGAAAGGCAAAAGGTAAGgaaggaggaagctaatattatgaagccttgTGCttttgctactaactgaaaaaatacaatctagccctactaagttatctaggttagctagttagctagctgaagttaaaactagccatactagcctatagctatctaggtaagctagttaaccttccaacatcatgaatgccgtggtcatgactgaatgaaaacatatttgttatttatattgtgaccagagttccttctttgccactcaagtttgccagttagctaacttgtgctctgcgaaactgtggttctttggctccgcccactgaggtttaactcaaccaataaaTCGTTTCTGCttccgagaaatgtttgcataacgaaactccaatctgcagctTCTTCCATGGCAGCAACAGTCTCCAGCTCAGCGCATCTGGACCCATAAACAGGTTTGCTTGTGCAGATGAACCTCTGGGGGTCAGTGAAGGCCAGCAGagcccctccaccctccacccccccccacccacctctcACAGGGACGCTCCCCTGGTAAGTCCTTTGATCCAGAGCAAGAGGTCGCCccgcctgccccccccccccccccccccccgcatcacagaggcagcagcagcctccaaACACTGTGACCCAGTGTGAGTCAGATCAGCTGTAGAAACAAGCAAAGGCCCATCTTCCATGTagaaatataaagtcaatacattttctaCAAATTATTCTCAGGAGAGCTAATTTAATATTGTCTGTCTTCATTTATGGTGATTTTCTAAAATAATTATGCTGTTAGGAAGACATTTGTGTGGACTGGCATTTCCTGCAGCCTCCACCTTCTCCAGCCTTTACTGTTCAAACTCTGCTTCAAATACAATATGTCAGACACACCACTCCCTGGGCTTCAGACAGGCCAACAGAAAGTCAGTGGATGAAATCACAGATGATTTGTCCATCTAACCTGacatttgtttgaataaaattcgtcaaattagcttgttaagctgcaggacgtctctgtttgtttattgtttgtcttccagATTTGATTTGTGTGAGACGTCTAAAAACGTATTCAACAGCTTAGACTCTAAACCT
Protein-coding regions in this window:
- the LOC139927729 gene encoding transmembrane protein 100-like, whose product is MAHLFLASKITMPDELHAKGPPRIPRSAMKTPASISAEKLAKDRPKKDRSVVVTTVPLINEVQLTAATGGAEMSCYRCTVPFGVVVLIAGVVVTAVAYAFNSHGSTISVLGLALLSAGLGLLGASAVCWRVRLGKKKDKRRESQTALMASHGYCVA